The following proteins are co-located in the Silene latifolia isolate original U9 population chromosome 1, ASM4854445v1, whole genome shotgun sequence genome:
- the LOC141653181 gene encoding uncharacterized protein LOC141653181 encodes MARGGGRQRGGYSEGGSSSREQEEDVDRSTTEVSEEEEEEVSIPRSTDGRMILDPNGLWFRSQTVVRGVTNSTQENMTHGVTCWSNASDEDKEMWLNNFRRVFYWPADLERLVWQRYNDIGKKRLRDNMYKVSKRKKAPSFINGSSYEEYTKYRNSPEFKEASARNKINRK; translated from the exons atggctcgtggaggaggtaggcagcgcggaggctatagtgagggaggtagtagctcccgagagcaggaggaggacgttgaccgttctactacggaggtgagtgaggaggaggaggaggaggtttctATACCCCGATCAACTGACGGCAGGATGATCCTTGATCCGAATGGTCTttg gtttagaagtcaaacagttgttcgtggtgtgactaatagcacccaagagaacatgacacacggcgttacttgttggagtaacgctagtgatgaagataaggagatgtggttgaacaacttccgg cgtgtgttctattggccagccgaccttgagcgcctagtttggcaaaggtataatgacattggcaagaagaggctaaGGGACAACATGTATAAGGTGTCTAAGAGGAAGAAGGCGCCATCTTTCATAAACG GTTCGTCATATGAGGAATATACCAAGTACCGGAACAGTCCTGAGTTCAAGGAAGCATCGGCCCGGAACAAGATCAACAGGAAATGA